From the genome of Caloenas nicobarica isolate bCalNic1 chromosome 14, bCalNic1.hap1, whole genome shotgun sequence, one region includes:
- the SNN gene encoding stannin, which translates to MSIMDHSPTTGVVTVIVILIAIAALGALILGCWCYLRLQRISQSEDEESIVGEGETKEPFLLVQYSAKGPCVERKAKLTPNGTEVHS; encoded by the coding sequence ATGTCTATTATGGATCACAGCCCCACCACTGGCGTGGTGACTGTTATTGTTATTTTGATTGCTATTGCGGCTCTTGGTGCCTTGATACTGGGCTGCTGGTGTTACCTGCGTCTGCAGAGGATCAGCCAGTCTGAAGATGAGGAAAGCATTGTGGGTGAAGGTGAAACCAAAGAGCCCTTTCTTCTGGTGCAGTACTCTGCTAAAGGACCTTGCGTAGAGAGGAAAGCGAAGCTAACTCCAAATGGCACAGAAGTACACAGCTAA
- the LOC135994157 gene encoding LOW QUALITY PROTEIN: thioredoxin domain-containing protein 11-like (The sequence of the model RefSeq protein was modified relative to this genomic sequence to represent the inferred CDS: inserted 2 bases in 1 codon; substituted 1 base at 1 genomic stop codon): MRMFCILMMFHVITKVALEYHNCNKSQAAEPDLQHLGDTDSPAFDSSVPDAHTELSETLSITKYPCCNTVVLPQCHSISRTHNVCELCINQTLGVKPNEVHMPHCNILEIEAALDSFYLQEDTFFQVISNSIECSNFLSFYSPFSYYTACCRMVNRHFLSFISSEKTIFQTPKVAFSSHGKKGNTQHSIPHIEDRNCFIPDFNISGTNVTGLSYRTNKTSNLYLLDSNLFWIYAERLGVSRSAHLKEFAAIVDPKEEVHYVVDQNQSLVGSTRGMNVLLLCYAQWCGFCASLNHIFIQLARLLHPDNFTVARIDITXNDLPWECMADXILFFPHQRKEQSVKFPEDFSINLPNLLKFILHHSSFSSSEPCTKECLHKETVLQQGRISHLEREIQKLRSEIGALHQAHDQREAQLSEARREEQKLEQQKHALEKQHKTLQLHSEQLQATHDRKNQELLEMAEKLQEVADASENLLKENTLLRILVASRGKLQSKDEIKESLQSEQTLSEDKSVSVSTATATLEEKMIDNINTIETEHSCGNRTE; this comes from the exons ATGCGTATGTTCTGTATTTTGATGATGTTTCATGTG attACCAAAGTGGCCTTGGAATACCACAACTGTAATAAAAGCCAGGCAGCTGAGCCAGATCTTCAGCACTTAGGAGACACTGATTCACCAGCTTTTGATTCCTCTGTACCAGATGCACATACGGAATTATCAGAAACGCTTTCAATTACTAAGTACCCATGCTGTAACACAGTGGTGCTTCCGCAGTGCCATTCAATATCTAGAACTCACAATGTCTGTGAGCTTTGCATTAACCAGACACTCGGTGTCAAACCAAATGAAGTCCACATGCCACACTGTAACATTTTAGAGATAGAAGCAGCTTTGGACTCTTTCTACCTCCAGGAAGATACCTTTTTTCAAGTTATATCAAATAGTATAGAATGCAGCAATTTCTTAAGTTTCTATAGTCCCTTTAGCTACTACACTGCATGTTGCAGGATGGTAAACAGGCATTTTTTAAGTTTCATAAGTTCTGAGAAGACCATCTTTCAGACCCCCAAAGTAGCATTTTCGTCCCATGGGAAGAAAGGCAACACCCAACATTCTATTCCTCACATTGAGGATAGGAATTGTTTTATTCCTGACTTTAACATTAGTGGCACTAACGTTACTGGGCTGAGCTACAGGACCAACAAAACCTCGAATCTCTATCTACTGGATTCAAATCTTTTTTGGATATACGCAGAGAGACTAGGAGTGTCAAGATCTGCTCACCTTAAGGAATTTGCTGCCATTGTTGACCCGAAAGAAGAAGTGCACTATGTCGTGGATCAAAATCAGTCACTTGTTGGATCTACACGGGGTATG aatGTCTTGCTGCTCTGTTATGCACAGTGGTGTGGATTCTGTGCTTCTCTTAATCACATCTTTATTCAGCTTGCTCGGCTTTTGCATCCAGATAATTTCACTGTGGC CAGGATTGATATCACTTGAAACGACCTTCCATGGGAATGTATGGCaga cattttattttttcctcatcagag GAAGGAACAAAGTGTGAAGTTCCCTGAAGACTTTTCAATTAACCTTCCTAATCTCCTTAAGTTTATTTTACATCACTCAAGTTTTTCTTCATCAGAGCCCTGTACCAAAGAATGCCTACACAAAGAGACAGTTCTACAGCAAGGACGCATCTCCCACTTGGAGAGAGAAATCCAGAAGCTGAGATCAGAAATCGGTGCCCTTCATCAGGCCCATGACCAGCGGGAAGCACAGCTTTCTGAAGccaggagagaggagcagaagCTAGAGCAGCAAAAACACGCACTAGAAAAGCAGCACAAGACTCTGCAGCTCCACAGTGAGCAGCTACAGGCCACACACGACCGCAAGAATCAGGAATTATTAGAAATGGCTGAAAAGCTTCAAGAAGTAGCTGATGCATCAGAAAACCTCCTCAAAGAGAATACTTTACTGAGAATCCTGGTGGCATCGAGAGGAAAGCTACAGAGCAAAGATGAAATTAAAGAATCCCTTCAGTCAGAGCAAACACTTTCTGAAGATAAATCTGTATCAGTTTCAACAGCTACTGCCacattagaggaaaaaatgattGATAATATCAATACCATAGAGACAGAGCACAGCTGTGGAAACAGGACAGAATGA